One segment of Prosthecobacter debontii DNA contains the following:
- the glpK gene encoding glycerol kinase GlpK: MKYVLALDQGTTSSRSILFDKKGKVIATAQKEFTQHYPQPGWVEHDAEEIWTTQLRTMKEVLKKAKATAKDIAAIGITNQRETTVAWNKKTGKPVGKAIVWQDRRTAAFCDKLKAKGAEAMIRHKTGLVVDAYFSATKMHWMLKHVPQAKELAKAGDLAFGTVDSWLLWKLTEGAVHATDVSNASRTMLYDIASGSWDAELMKLFGVPATALPDVRPSSGVFGETSLLGGSIPIAGIAGDQQAALFGQVCTKPGMVKNTYGTGCFMLMHTGTKRIASGNNLLTTVAWQIGDGPLEYAVEGSVFIAGAVVQWLRDGLGLIKKSSEVEALAAQVPDTGGVYLVPAFAGLGAPHWDPYARGLMCGITRGTTKAHIARAALEGIAYQVTDILHAMQADAGVKLRELRVDGGASNNNLMMQFQADLLGVPVVRPTVTETTALGAAYLAGLATGFWKNQAEIATQWQSDCRFEPAMKAAQRKALMAGWNRALERTKGE; encoded by the coding sequence ATGAAATACGTCCTCGCGCTTGATCAGGGAACCACCAGCAGCCGGAGCATTCTGTTTGATAAGAAGGGCAAGGTCATTGCCACGGCGCAGAAAGAGTTTACCCAGCATTATCCGCAGCCCGGATGGGTGGAGCACGATGCGGAGGAAATCTGGACCACCCAGCTCCGCACCATGAAGGAGGTGCTGAAGAAGGCCAAAGCCACCGCCAAAGACATCGCGGCCATAGGCATCACCAATCAGCGCGAGACGACTGTGGCCTGGAACAAGAAGACCGGCAAGCCGGTGGGCAAGGCCATCGTCTGGCAGGACCGCCGCACCGCCGCTTTTTGTGATAAGCTCAAGGCCAAAGGCGCGGAGGCGATGATCCGGCACAAGACCGGTCTCGTGGTGGACGCTTACTTTTCCGCCACCAAGATGCACTGGATGCTGAAGCATGTGCCTCAGGCGAAAGAGCTGGCTAAGGCTGGTGATCTGGCTTTCGGCACCGTGGATTCCTGGTTGCTCTGGAAGCTCACGGAGGGGGCGGTGCATGCCACGGATGTGAGCAATGCCTCCCGCACCATGCTGTATGACATCGCGTCAGGATCTTGGGATGCGGAGTTGATGAAACTCTTCGGCGTGCCTGCCACCGCCCTGCCTGATGTGCGGCCTTCTAGCGGCGTGTTTGGTGAGACTTCCTTGTTAGGCGGCAGCATCCCGATTGCCGGGATTGCGGGAGACCAGCAGGCGGCGTTGTTCGGTCAGGTGTGCACAAAGCCGGGCATGGTGAAGAACACCTATGGCACCGGTTGTTTCATGCTCATGCATACCGGCACCAAGCGCATCGCCTCAGGCAACAATCTGCTGACCACCGTGGCGTGGCAGATCGGCGATGGCCCGTTGGAATACGCCGTGGAAGGCAGCGTCTTCATTGCCGGAGCGGTGGTGCAGTGGCTGCGGGATGGGCTGGGCCTCATCAAGAAATCCTCTGAGGTGGAGGCGCTCGCTGCGCAAGTGCCAGACACCGGGGGCGTGTATCTCGTGCCCGCCTTTGCCGGTCTGGGGGCTCCGCATTGGGATCCGTATGCGCGCGGTCTCATGTGTGGCATCACCCGTGGCACCACGAAGGCCCACATTGCCCGGGCGGCGTTGGAGGGCATCGCTTATCAGGTCACGGATATCCTCCATGCCATGCAGGCTGATGCCGGAGTCAAGCTGCGCGAGCTGCGGGTGGATGGCGGGGCCAGCAACAACAACCTCATGATGCAGTTCCAGGCCGATCTTCTGGGCGTGCCGGTCGTGCGTCCGACGGTGACGGAGACGACCGCTCTCGGTGCCGCTTATTTAGCGGGCTTAGCCACGGGCTTCTGGAAAAACCAGGCCGAGATTGCAACCCAATGGCAGAGTGACTGCCGCTTTGAACCCGCCATGAAAGCCGCCCAAAGGAAGGCTCTGATGGCAGGCTGGAATCGAGCGCTGGAGCGGACGAAGGGCGAGTAA
- a CDS encoding GatB/YqeY domain-containing protein — MPISAQLTEDMKTAMKAKDTVTLNVVRGLKSAIKYAAIEKHGAEGELEEAEAIAVVRKEVKKRQDSVASYEAANRADLAETEKAEIAVLEKYLPAAMSADEVEKLVNSVILELGATSKKDMGAVMKVLGERAEGRVDNRTLSSEVGKRLA, encoded by the coding sequence ATGCCCATCTCCGCCCAACTCACCGAAGACATGAAAACCGCCATGAAGGCCAAAGACACTGTGACCCTCAATGTGGTCCGGGGCCTGAAGTCGGCGATCAAATACGCCGCCATCGAAAAGCATGGCGCTGAAGGTGAACTGGAAGAGGCCGAAGCCATCGCCGTGGTGCGTAAGGAAGTGAAAAAGCGCCAAGACTCCGTGGCCAGCTACGAGGCCGCCAACCGTGCTGACCTCGCCGAAACCGAAAAGGCCGAAATCGCTGTCCTGGAAAAATACCTCCCTGCCGCCATGAGCGCCGACGAGGTGGAAAAGCTGGTCAACAGCGTGATCCTCGAGCTGGGAGCCACCAGCAAGAAAGACATGGGCGCCGTCATGAAAGTCCTCGGCGAACGCGCCGAAGGCCGCGTGGATAACCGCACCCTCTCCAGCGAAGTGGGCAAGCGACTGGCTTGA
- a CDS encoding hydroxypyruvate isomerase family protein — MNPVSIPRRQFFNRSLGVAAVVAMLQEQAWAADATAGKVKHSVCKWCYKDIPLETMCEAAKEIGLESIELLDPPDFATLKKHGLHCAMVSFPTAKGPDNKKIGSIPHGFNRLENHDLLVEAYEPLLKTSAEAGFKQVICFSGNRDGMDDEQGLENCVVGLKRLMPLCEKLGVTLVMELLNSKVNHPDYMCDHSAWGVALCEKLGSPHFKLLYDIYHMQIMEGDVMATIRKQHPYFAHYHTGGVPGRAEIDETQELNYPAIIKAIQETGYTGYLGQEFIPKRPDKLASLKQAVGICSVG; from the coding sequence ATGAACCCCGTCTCCATCCCCCGTCGTCAGTTTTTCAATCGCTCCCTCGGTGTCGCAGCCGTGGTGGCCATGCTGCAGGAGCAAGCTTGGGCGGCAGATGCCACAGCAGGCAAGGTGAAGCACTCCGTTTGCAAATGGTGCTACAAGGACATCCCGCTGGAGACGATGTGTGAAGCCGCGAAGGAGATCGGGCTGGAGTCCATCGAGCTGCTGGATCCACCAGACTTTGCCACCCTGAAGAAACACGGGCTGCACTGCGCCATGGTCAGCTTCCCCACGGCGAAGGGACCGGATAACAAAAAGATTGGCAGCATCCCGCATGGGTTCAATCGGCTGGAGAATCACGATCTATTGGTCGAGGCCTATGAACCGCTGCTGAAGACCAGCGCGGAGGCGGGTTTCAAGCAAGTCATCTGCTTCAGCGGTAACCGCGATGGCATGGATGATGAGCAGGGGCTGGAGAACTGCGTGGTTGGCTTGAAGCGGCTGATGCCTCTGTGTGAAAAGCTGGGCGTGACGCTGGTGATGGAGCTGCTGAACAGCAAGGTGAATCACCCAGATTACATGTGTGATCACAGTGCCTGGGGTGTGGCCTTGTGTGAAAAGCTCGGATCACCGCATTTCAAGCTGCTCTATGACATCTATCACATGCAGATCATGGAGGGAGATGTCATGGCCACCATTCGCAAGCAGCACCCTTACTTTGCCCATTACCACACTGGCGGTGTGCCCGGACGGGCGGAGATTGATGAGACGCAGGAGCTGAACTATCCCGCCATCATCAAGGCCATCCAGGAGACGGGTTATACCGGATACCTCGGTCAAGAGTTCATCCCGAAACGGCCAGATAAACTGGCTTCACTGAAGCAGGCCGTGGGCATCTGCTCGGTCGGTTAA
- a CDS encoding bleomycin resistance protein, translating to MSASRIKHISPILAAASVEETVSFYGEVLGFQVVLQSADYGIVEKDGCTIHFTKAHDESVMEAVRGHAEIYIEVEDIQEIWQRVQPFRDRYKITELAERPYGMTEFHVIDPNDCLIFVGQETR from the coding sequence ATGTCAGCTTCGCGCATCAAACACATCAGTCCGATCCTGGCAGCAGCGTCGGTGGAGGAAACGGTGTCCTTTTATGGGGAGGTGTTGGGCTTTCAGGTGGTGCTGCAGTCGGCGGACTACGGCATCGTCGAGAAGGATGGCTGCACGATCCACTTCACCAAAGCGCATGATGAATCCGTGATGGAGGCCGTGCGGGGTCATGCGGAGATTTACATCGAGGTGGAGGACATCCAGGAGATCTGGCAGCGGGTGCAGCCGTTTCGGGATCGGTATAAGATCACGGAGCTGGCCGAACGGCCCTACGGCATGACGGAGTTTCACGTGATTGATCCGAATGACTGCCTGATCTTCGTCGGGCAGGAGACGCGGTGA
- a CDS encoding PQQ-dependent sugar dehydrogenase has protein sequence MNLLRCLAFSLFLPMGLWGAFPSLYLKNICDGQIHAPTNITHAGDGSGRLFICDQIGKIYIFSQGMLQPKLFLDLSASGLNRVFVGTNLNSYSERGLLGMTFHPDYEHPFAPGYRRFYVNYTAPASTATDHSSDPQNCVTVIAEFRVSEDDPNLADVTTERLVLSYGQPQPNHNGGQLAFGPDKMLYIGSGDGGSANDNAEGHTGGSGTSSPGRVTGTLGNAQDKTKLLGKILRIDPLGTNGPGGAYGIPTDNPFANSVGMERKEIYAWGLRNPWRLSFDTPEEGPARLFCADVGQNDVEEVDLITSGGNYGWRVKEGSLDFDNTTPYGGGSLIGPIAEYAHPSASLEGTDSMPKYGTSITGGYVYRGTAIPGLQGKYLFGDYAENGIGNGGGVLLGLEETTPGVFALSEVTPFNSLPASARIYAFGEDEAGELYIAVKTTSGVTSLSGGRPAGILYKVQPVAETPIQLTAVADNTLYEPNGSVTSNAKGIYLFAGKTGESANYKVRRAVMKFDVSGLPSDVTFTSAALRLHLNMQVGQDFTMNLHRLSESWGEGTSNAGSPGGNGITATTGDATWNHRFYNTTAWTNPGGDYEAQASASYVIGSSLSDPYPTWQSAKLLEDVLDWKATPSSNQGWILIGDENQTFTAQRFSSRENTTAGNRPTLIVNYASAPSPTHYEAWLAEHFPEEPVGFYLDPYGDLDNDGIFNLHEYAFGRSPWVKDEEPGLTTSTQPGSAGSTLHILRFWRDSAATDLSYQLQTSADLVTWKTIATSLAGTTAIGSNGGVVLSDTPGTGTLRLVTVRETLAAGANSRRFVRLHVTRSY, from the coding sequence ATGAATCTTTTGCGCTGCCTCGCCTTCAGTCTCTTTTTACCCATGGGGTTATGGGGGGCGTTTCCCTCGCTGTATCTGAAGAACATCTGTGATGGCCAGATCCACGCCCCCACCAACATCACCCACGCCGGGGATGGCAGCGGGCGGCTTTTCATCTGTGATCAGATCGGCAAGATCTACATCTTCAGCCAGGGGATGCTCCAGCCCAAGCTGTTCCTCGATCTCTCCGCGAGCGGATTGAACCGTGTGTTTGTCGGCACCAACCTGAACAGCTATTCGGAGCGTGGTTTGTTAGGCATGACCTTTCATCCCGATTATGAGCATCCCTTCGCACCGGGGTATCGGCGGTTTTATGTGAACTACACCGCTCCTGCGAGCACTGCGACGGATCATTCTTCGGACCCGCAGAACTGTGTCACCGTGATTGCGGAGTTCCGCGTGTCTGAGGACGATCCCAATCTCGCCGATGTCACCACCGAGCGCCTCGTGCTGAGTTACGGCCAGCCGCAGCCCAATCACAATGGCGGCCAGCTCGCCTTCGGGCCAGATAAGATGCTCTACATCGGCAGCGGGGATGGCGGCAGCGCCAATGACAATGCTGAGGGGCATACGGGCGGCAGTGGCACTTCCAGTCCTGGTCGGGTGACGGGAACCCTCGGCAACGCCCAAGACAAGACCAAGCTGCTGGGCAAGATCCTGCGCATCGACCCGCTCGGCACCAACGGCCCAGGCGGCGCATATGGCATCCCAACGGATAACCCGTTCGCCAATTCGGTGGGCATGGAGCGAAAGGAGATTTATGCCTGGGGGCTGCGCAACCCTTGGCGCCTCTCGTTCGATACGCCTGAAGAGGGACCTGCCCGATTGTTCTGCGCGGATGTGGGGCAAAATGATGTGGAAGAGGTGGATCTCATCACCTCCGGTGGAAACTATGGCTGGCGCGTGAAGGAGGGGAGCTTGGACTTTGACAACACCACGCCCTATGGCGGTGGCAGCCTCATTGGCCCGATTGCCGAATATGCGCATCCGAGTGCGAGCTTGGAGGGCACGGATTCGATGCCGAAATACGGCACCTCCATCACCGGAGGGTATGTCTATCGTGGCACTGCGATTCCTGGTTTGCAGGGGAAGTATCTCTTCGGAGACTATGCCGAGAATGGCATCGGTAACGGTGGCGGAGTGCTTTTGGGATTGGAGGAAACCACCCCGGGGGTGTTTGCTCTGAGTGAAGTCACGCCATTCAATAGCTTACCCGCTTCCGCTCGCATCTACGCCTTTGGCGAGGATGAAGCGGGAGAGCTTTACATCGCCGTGAAAACGACCTCAGGCGTCACCTCATTGAGCGGCGGTCGGCCAGCCGGTATCCTTTATAAAGTGCAGCCTGTCGCTGAAACCCCGATCCAACTGACAGCGGTGGCGGACAATACCCTGTATGAGCCGAACGGATCGGTCACGAGCAATGCCAAGGGCATCTATCTTTTTGCCGGAAAGACCGGGGAAAGCGCCAATTACAAGGTCCGGCGTGCGGTTATGAAGTTCGATGTCAGTGGTCTGCCTTCGGATGTGACCTTCACCTCAGCGGCGTTACGTCTGCATCTGAATATGCAAGTGGGGCAGGACTTCACGATGAATTTGCATCGACTGTCTGAAAGTTGGGGGGAAGGCACCTCCAATGCAGGCTCACCAGGAGGTAATGGGATTACGGCAACCACCGGAGACGCCACCTGGAACCATCGTTTTTACAACACCACCGCCTGGACGAATCCAGGGGGAGACTATGAGGCGCAGGCCTCGGCCAGTTACGTGATTGGTTCGTCCCTTTCAGATCCCTATCCCACTTGGCAGAGTGCTAAATTGCTTGAAGACGTTTTGGATTGGAAAGCCACTCCGAGCAGCAATCAGGGCTGGATCTTGATCGGGGATGAGAACCAAACTTTCACGGCCCAGCGTTTCTCCAGCCGAGAAAACACCACCGCAGGCAATCGCCCGACGCTCATCGTCAACTATGCCTCGGCCCCCAGCCCAACCCATTATGAAGCCTGGTTGGCAGAACATTTCCCGGAAGAGCCCGTCGGTTTCTATCTGGATCCCTATGGCGACTTGGATAACGACGGTATTTTCAATCTCCATGAATACGCCTTTGGCCGCAGTCCCTGGGTGAAGGATGAAGAACCGGGACTCACCACCAGCACTCAGCCCGGTTCCGCAGGCAGCACGCTGCACATTTTAAGATTCTGGCGAGACAGCGCGGCGACCGATCTCAGTTATCAGCTCCAGACCAGTGCCGACCTCGTGACTTGGAAAACCATCGCTACCAGCCTCGCTGGCACCACCGCCATTGGGAGCAACGGCGGGGTGGTGCTTTCAGATACTCCAGGCACAGGCACCCTGCGCCTCGTCACCGTGCGGGAGACGCTGGCTGCCGGGGCCAACTCTCGGCGCTTTGTCCGGCTGCATGTGACTCGGTCGTATTGA